A genomic region of Lachnoclostridium edouardi contains the following coding sequences:
- a CDS encoding FadR/GntR family transcriptional regulator: MEKMTEYQNAASENILDPSCIHENLLLLRRRLMLSQGEFIAKYLSSESGKPLLSISKLSNIETKGGKDALQYSRIIADKLSVDANIFQLSPDAFAKNIELFIETQLNSGNSSTNITDLAHMVQKTSYVETLVHVMCDYLTDSLIAGSLKPGDKLPSDRNLAVMFGVGRTAIREALKVLSVLGLVRILPGQGTFVSSSSSSFLTAPLSWTFLLGEHNLEHILTVREMLEDASSRLAATYATEADIENLTKIFNAAKDAFSASNFQQFLEYDIDFHLAIAKCSHNPIIYNLLLTSRKLITHISKSGMVTIEDLIAIDREHTAIYESIVAHDSVNSNAIMRRHLESSARRYHL, translated from the coding sequence ATGGAGAAAATGACTGAATATCAAAATGCTGCATCGGAAAATATTCTCGATCCTTCCTGCATACATGAAAACCTCCTTCTTTTAAGACGGCGCCTTATGCTTTCCCAGGGAGAATTCATTGCAAAATATCTTTCTTCCGAAAGCGGCAAACCATTATTAAGCATTTCCAAGCTGTCTAATATTGAAACTAAGGGCGGTAAGGATGCTTTGCAATATTCCCGTATTATTGCAGACAAGCTGTCTGTAGATGCCAATATTTTTCAGCTGTCCCCAGACGCATTTGCAAAAAATATTGAGCTATTTATAGAAACTCAGTTAAATAGCGGCAATTCATCTACAAATATTACAGACCTGGCTCACATGGTGCAGAAGACCAGTTATGTAGAGACTCTTGTACATGTTATGTGCGATTATTTAACTGATTCTCTAATTGCAGGAAGTTTAAAACCAGGGGATAAACTTCCTTCAGACCGGAATCTGGCAGTTATGTTTGGCGTAGGCAGAACTGCGATCCGTGAAGCTCTGAAGGTTTTATCTGTTTTAGGACTGGTGCGCATTCTTCCAGGCCAGGGCACCTTTGTCTCCTCTTCCAGTTCCAGTTTTCTAACAGCGCCTCTCTCTTGGACCTTCCTTCTGGGAGAACATAATCTGGAGCATATTTTAACTGTCCGTGAAATGCTTGAGGATGCTTCCTCCCGTCTGGCGGCCACTTATGCCACTGAGGCAGATATTGAAAACCTGACAAAGATTTTCAACGCTGCCAAGGACGCGTTTTCAGCCAGTAATTTTCAGCAGTTTTTGGAATACGATATTGATTTCCATTTAGCCATCGCCAAGTGTTCCCACAATCCTATTATTTACAATTTACTGCTTACATCCAGAAAGCTGATTACCCATATCAGCAAAAGCGGTATGGTGACGATTGAGGATTTAATCGCTATTGACAGGGAGCACACTGCTATATATGAAAGTATTGTAGCACATGATTCTGTTAATTCTAACGCTATTATGCGCCGCCATCTGGAAAGCTCTGCCAGAAGGTATCACCTTTAA